From the genome of Candidatus Desulfarcum epimagneticum, one region includes:
- the purL gene encoding Phosphoribosylformylglycinamidine synthase subunit PurL: MMPRRLEIALKPDLFDAAGEGVRKKALDYFGIVLDPVRTVNILTIDAALTDDQFERIRTGIFTNPVTQVSSYAPLPVPFDWIILTSYRPGVTDAPGNAAAEAVEALLKIRLKKGEAIYTSRRYCLSGDGLRQRDMDKIAGELLANDIIERWSARSKKDGDEIIREPETGWAVPKVILKRAPAVRTVPADSDDSLMRVSRERNLALNPNDIPVIRAYFSDEKVRAARAEAGLSDPTDIELEYISQARSDHCNHNTFRGFFRYSEKNGSFCETIDNLFKTCVERPTLELKAKKPWVASVLWDNAGAGRFDDGHYYVITGETHNSPSNMEAYGGAITGIVGVYRDPMGTGKGSRLIMGAYGYCVGPADYDGDLRPRLHPRRLLDGVIEGVRDGGNKSGVPTPFGQVVFDPGYMGKCLVFVTAVGIMPSLIKGEPSEKKTTSPGDFVIMCGGRVGKDGIHGVTASSETFSDNTPAGHVQIGDPYTQKKMHDFLLEARDEGLVSFITDNGGGGLSSSVGESALFSNGCEIDLEKVPLKYEGLDQWEIWVSESQERMTVAVAPDHLERFMALSQKHAVESSVIGVYTDSGKLRIKYNGQTCACVDLDFLSSGFPQWEFDAEWISPRDRGMVEPVLSEPKNYRNLLTDMLSGPNICSREWIARQYDHEVQGASVLKPLTGKDRDIPGDAAVIRPIPDSSKGIAFSQALLPFYSEIDAYHMTACVMDEALRRLLAVGGDPDHVGGVDNFCWPDIAFDPVKNPDGTFKAAQLVRSCRALADMCRAFEIPLLSGKDSMYVDGHLKGRYGETRKVSALCTLQFSGISVLDDVTRCVSMDFKMPGDVIYAVGTVRNELGASEYYQRLGHTGLNVPQVRPEAFIPLYRAVSLAIQRGLAASVHGIYRGGFGVHLALSAMGGNLGADVDLSRLTRDMDAAFERNDVLLFSESPGRFILTADKKNAADLEEIFQGLPFAAAGSVKEKPEISVTGLGGDVIMSAPVAELKAAWKRPFGKLI, from the coding sequence ATGATGCCCAGACGACTTGAAATCGCATTGAAGCCGGATCTGTTTGACGCCGCCGGGGAAGGGGTCCGGAAAAAAGCCCTGGATTATTTCGGAATCGTTTTGGACCCGGTCCGGACGGTGAATATCCTCACCATTGACGCGGCCTTGACCGACGACCAGTTTGAGCGGATCCGAACCGGGATTTTCACCAATCCGGTCACCCAGGTTTCTTCCTACGCGCCCCTTCCCGTTCCCTTTGACTGGATCATCCTGACCTCCTACCGCCCCGGGGTGACGGACGCGCCGGGGAACGCGGCGGCCGAGGCCGTGGAGGCCCTTTTGAAAATCAGGCTCAAAAAAGGCGAGGCCATCTACACCTCCCGCCGCTATTGCCTTTCGGGGGACGGTCTTCGCCAAAGGGACATGGACAAAATCGCCGGGGAGCTTCTGGCCAACGACATCATTGAGCGCTGGAGCGCGCGCTCAAAAAAAGACGGGGACGAAATCATCCGGGAGCCGGAGACGGGATGGGCGGTTCCCAAGGTGATTTTAAAACGCGCGCCCGCCGTGAGGACGGTTCCGGCGGACAGCGACGACTCCCTCATGCGGGTGAGCCGGGAAAGGAACCTGGCGCTGAATCCAAACGACATCCCGGTGATCCGGGCCTATTTTTCAGATGAAAAGGTCCGGGCCGCCCGCGCCGAAGCGGGCCTTTCCGACCCCACCGACATTGAGCTGGAATACATTTCCCAGGCCAGGAGCGATCACTGCAACCACAACACGTTCCGGGGATTTTTCCGGTATTCGGAGAAAAACGGCTCTTTTTGTGAAACCATCGACAACCTGTTTAAAACCTGCGTGGAAAGGCCCACCCTGGAGCTGAAGGCCAAAAAGCCCTGGGTGGCCTCCGTTTTATGGGACAACGCGGGCGCCGGCCGTTTCGACGACGGCCATTATTACGTCATCACCGGCGAGACCCACAATTCGCCGTCCAACATGGAGGCCTACGGGGGAGCCATCACCGGCATCGTGGGGGTTTACCGGGACCCCATGGGAACGGGAAAGGGCTCGCGCCTGATCATGGGGGCCTACGGCTACTGCGTGGGGCCGGCGGATTACGACGGCGACTTGAGGCCCCGGCTCCATCCCCGGAGGCTTCTGGACGGCGTCATCGAGGGGGTTCGGGACGGGGGGAACAAAAGCGGCGTGCCCACTCCCTTTGGCCAGGTGGTCTTCGACCCGGGCTATATGGGAAAATGCCTGGTCTTTGTGACCGCCGTGGGGATCATGCCCTCTTTGATCAAAGGAGAGCCCTCGGAGAAAAAGACGACCTCGCCCGGGGATTTTGTCATCATGTGCGGCGGAAGGGTGGGAAAGGACGGCATCCACGGGGTCACGGCCTCGTCCGAGACCTTTTCGGACAACACCCCGGCGGGCCATGTTCAGATCGGGGACCCCTACACCCAGAAAAAGATGCACGACTTTCTTTTAGAGGCCCGGGACGAGGGCCTGGTGAGCTTTATCACCGACAACGGCGGCGGCGGCCTTTCGTCGTCCGTGGGAGAGTCGGCCCTTTTTTCCAACGGCTGCGAGATTGATCTGGAAAAAGTCCCCCTGAAATACGAGGGCCTGGACCAGTGGGAGATATGGGTCTCCGAATCCCAGGAGCGCATGACCGTGGCCGTGGCGCCGGACCATCTGGAGCGTTTCATGGCCCTTTCCCAAAAGCACGCGGTGGAAAGCTCGGTCATCGGCGTTTACACCGACTCCGGAAAGCTGCGTATCAAATACAACGGACAGACCTGCGCCTGCGTGGATCTGGATTTTCTGTCATCGGGTTTTCCCCAGTGGGAATTCGACGCGGAATGGATCTCTCCCCGGGACCGGGGCATGGTCGAGCCGGTTTTGTCCGAGCCGAAAAATTACAGGAATCTGCTCACGGACATGCTGTCAGGCCCCAACATATGCTCCCGGGAGTGGATCGCCCGGCAGTACGACCATGAGGTCCAGGGAGCCAGCGTCTTAAAGCCCCTGACGGGAAAGGATCGGGACATCCCCGGCGACGCCGCCGTGATCCGTCCCATTCCGGATTCCTCGAAGGGGATCGCCTTTTCCCAGGCGCTTTTGCCCTTTTATTCGGAAATTGACGCCTACCACATGACCGCGTGCGTCATGGATGAGGCGCTCAGGAGGCTTCTGGCCGTGGGCGGCGATCCGGACCATGTGGGAGGGGTGGACAATTTCTGCTGGCCGGACATCGCCTTTGATCCTGTGAAAAATCCCGACGGGACATTCAAGGCCGCCCAGCTGGTCCGGTCGTGCCGGGCGCTCGCGGACATGTGCCGGGCCTTTGAGATTCCCCTTTTGTCGGGAAAAGACAGCATGTATGTGGACGGCCACCTCAAGGGCCGCTATGGGGAAACCCGCAAGGTGTCGGCCCTTTGCACCCTCCAGTTTTCCGGAATCTCGGTTCTGGACGATGTGACCCGATGCGTGTCCATGGATTTTAAAATGCCCGGCGATGTCATTTACGCGGTCGGGACCGTTCGAAACGAGCTGGGGGCCTCTGAATATTACCAGCGTCTGGGCCACACCGGGCTCAACGTCCCCCAGGTCCGTCCCGAGGCGTTTATTCCCCTTTACCGGGCCGTTTCTCTGGCCATCCAAAGGGGTCTTGCGGCCTCGGTCCACGGGATTTACCGGGGCGGCTTCGGCGTTCACCTGGCTTTGTCGGCCATGGGGGGAAACCTGGGGGCCGATGTGGACTTGTCCCGCCTGACCCGGGACATGGACGCCGCCTTTGAAAGAAACGACGTCCTTCTTTTTTCAGAATCGCCGGGGCGTTTTATTTTGACGGCGGATAAAAAAAACGCGGCGGATCTGGAGGAAATATTCCAGGGCCTGCCCTTCGCCGCCGCGGGGTCTGTGAAGGAAAAACCGGAAATCAGCGTCACGGGACTGGGCGGAGACGTCATCATGTCGGCCCCGGTGGCGGAGCTTAAGGCCGCGTGGAAAAGGCCCTTTGGGAAACTCATATGA
- the purQ gene encoding Phosphoribosylformylglycinamidine synthase subunit PurQ — MKKINVCVLCGYGINCDHETAFAFERAGASPRRVHLNSLFDGSVRLEDFQILAFPGGFGWGDDHGAGVIQAVAMKTHMGAGLLEFVEAGKLVIGICNGFQTLVNLGLLPGLDHDYSRRLTALTHNDCGNFRDDWTTLEADEKSPCVFTRGMGRIELPIRHGEGKFVADEAILDRLEGERLIALRYALPEGGPAKGRFPENPNGSLRDIAGICDPTGRIFGLMPHPEAFNHWTNHPSWTRIWEERKRRGEPFLSGMTPGVRLFKNAVDFFA, encoded by the coding sequence ATGAAAAAAATAAATGTCTGCGTCCTTTGCGGATACGGCATCAACTGCGACCATGAGACCGCGTTCGCCTTTGAGCGGGCCGGGGCGAGCCCCCGCCGGGTCCATCTCAACTCGCTTTTCGACGGCTCCGTCCGGCTGGAGGATTTTCAGATCCTGGCCTTCCCGGGGGGATTTGGCTGGGGAGACGACCACGGCGCCGGGGTGATCCAGGCGGTGGCCATGAAGACCCACATGGGCGCCGGGCTTTTGGAATTTGTGGAGGCCGGGAAACTGGTGATCGGGATATGCAACGGATTCCAGACCCTGGTCAACCTGGGGCTTTTGCCCGGTCTGGACCATGATTACTCCCGACGACTGACGGCGCTGACCCACAACGACTGCGGGAATTTCCGCGACGACTGGACGACGCTTGAGGCCGATGAGAAATCCCCCTGCGTGTTTACCCGGGGAATGGGGAGAATCGAGCTTCCCATCCGTCACGGCGAAGGAAAATTTGTGGCCGATGAGGCGATTTTAGACCGGCTTGAGGGGGAGCGTCTCATCGCTTTGAGATACGCCCTTCCGGAAGGGGGGCCCGCGAAAGGCCGGTTTCCTGAAAATCCAAACGGCTCCCTTCGCGACATCGCCGGGATATGCGACCCCACAGGCCGGATATTCGGGCTCATGCCCCATCCCGAGGCGTTCAACCACTGGACCAACCATCCTTCCTGGACCCGGATATGGGAGGAGAGGAAACGAAGGGGAGAGCCGTTTTTAAGCGGCATGACCCCGGGCGTCAGGCTGTTTAAAAACGCGGTGGATTTTTTTGCCTGA
- the glcD gene encoding Glycolate oxidase subunit GlcD — protein sequence MPLSDPCRRKLQSIVGPDHFLKEEEDRACYAYDATAMFHMPDAVVFPKNARQVSEILILANQEGFCVTPRGHGSGMTGGSLPVEGGVALVMTRMSRILEIDTDNLTAHVETGVVTGRLHRAAEKKGLFYPPDPASSDFSTIGGNLGECAGGPRAVKYGVTRDYVLGLEVVLPTGEIIHTGVKTAKGVTGYDLARLFVGSEGTLGVITRAVLKLLPLPETIRTMSVVFDAMEDAAETVSEVIRKGIIPRAIEFMDNASIRCAEAHIGAGLPTGAGAMLIIETDGKKDEAENAVRELERLCLAGGRASSVRVAETPAEAEKLWKARKAVSPALFNYGSHKINEDIVVPRSRIPDMIRKINELREKTGLFMASFGHAGDGNIHFNIMLDKNNRDEMKKAEKTIEIIFDHTLALGGTLSGEHGVGVTKASHLPREIGATERALMRNIKKLFDPRNVLNPSKIFQPEGKEPGGGSD from the coding sequence ATGCCCCTTTCAGACCCCTGCCGCCGAAAACTTCAGTCCATTGTGGGCCCCGATCATTTCCTTAAGGAGGAAGAAGACCGGGCCTGCTACGCCTACGACGCCACGGCCATGTTTCACATGCCGGACGCCGTTGTTTTTCCAAAAAACGCCCGGCAGGTGTCCGAAATTCTCATTCTCGCCAACCAGGAGGGCTTTTGCGTCACCCCCAGGGGGCACGGCAGCGGGATGACCGGCGGCTCCCTTCCTGTGGAGGGGGGGGTCGCGCTGGTGATGACCCGGATGAGCCGCATCCTGGAAATCGACACGGACAATCTCACGGCGCATGTGGAGACCGGCGTGGTCACCGGGCGGCTTCACCGGGCGGCGGAGAAAAAGGGCCTTTTTTATCCCCCGGACCCCGCCAGCTCGGATTTTTCCACCATCGGGGGCAACCTGGGAGAGTGCGCCGGGGGACCCCGGGCGGTGAAATACGGGGTCACGCGGGATTATGTTCTGGGTCTTGAGGTGGTTCTGCCCACAGGCGAGATCATTCACACCGGGGTGAAAACCGCCAAGGGGGTGACGGGCTATGACCTGGCCCGGCTTTTTGTGGGGTCCGAGGGCACCCTGGGCGTGATCACCCGGGCCGTTTTAAAACTCCTTCCCCTTCCCGAAACCATCCGGACCATGAGCGTCGTCTTTGACGCCATGGAGGACGCCGCCGAGACGGTTTCGGAAGTCATTCGAAAAGGAATCATCCCCCGGGCCATCGAATTTATGGACAACGCCTCCATCCGCTGCGCCGAGGCGCATATCGGGGCCGGCCTGCCCACCGGGGCCGGGGCCATGCTCATCATTGAAACGGACGGCAAAAAAGACGAGGCCGAAAACGCGGTTCGGGAGCTGGAGCGTCTCTGCCTGGCCGGGGGCCGCGCGTCGTCGGTCCGGGTCGCCGAAACCCCGGCCGAGGCCGAAAAACTCTGGAAGGCCCGCAAAGCCGTGTCCCCGGCCCTGTTCAATTACGGCTCCCACAAGATCAACGAGGACATCGTCGTCCCCAGGAGCCGGATACCGGACATGATTCGGAAAATAAACGAACTCAGAGAAAAGACCGGCCTTTTCATGGCCAGCTTCGGCCACGCGGGAGACGGCAACATTCATTTCAACATCATGCTGGACAAAAACAACCGGGATGAGATGAAAAAGGCTGAAAAAACCATCGAAATCATATTCGACCACACCCTGGCGCTGGGGGGGACCCTTTCAGGCGAGCACGGCGTGGGCGTGACCAAGGCGTCGCACCTGCCCAGGGAGATCGGCGCAACGGAGCGGGCGCTGATGCGAAACATCAAAAAGCTGTTCGACCCCCGAAATGTCCTGAACCCGTCCAAAATTTTTCAGCCCGAAGGCAAAGAGCCCGGCGGCGGGTCGGACTGA
- the dnaA gene encoding Chromosomal replication initiator protein DnaA, whose protein sequence is MEKIWLKVKSSIKKQIPAHSYRMWIDPLEYQSADNGLVALTCPNLFSKKRVHDHYLALIKNGLKDLSRANLKVRIEIADAKDAKKAPPKETQLDIPHIHPQNGYFLRKGFTFDEFVVSGSNDFAYSASLALASRKCLSQNFLFLLSKTGLGKSHLSQAIGHHILAQSPSERVYYTTADDFSNEMVSAFRSNSINAFKKKYRNGCDVLLLEDVHYLSGKERTQTELALILDALRDVGKKIIFSSCYPPSDIPKLTDILRSRLANGIVSSIEPPNFRTRTRILKKKLSGHDSGVRRVPEDVIRYLAGELTEDVRQLESGLAGVLTKSSLLGSPMDMKLAESVVKTIAKKKKKITADAIKKLVCRHYRLTQEDIVSKSRKRSIVRPRQIAMYLSRKYTDLPLQTIGKKYNRYHATALHSINAIEQAVKTGGALGSQVRFLCEKLESGDLA, encoded by the coding sequence ATGGAAAAAATCTGGCTGAAAGTCAAATCGTCAATTAAAAAACAGATCCCCGCCCACAGCTACCGGATGTGGATCGACCCCCTGGAATATCAGAGCGCCGACAACGGGCTTGTGGCCCTGACGTGCCCCAACCTGTTTTCCAAAAAGCGGGTCCATGACCATTACCTGGCCCTGATAAAAAACGGGCTCAAAGATCTGTCCCGGGCAAACCTGAAGGTCAGGATTGAAATCGCCGACGCCAAAGACGCGAAAAAAGCGCCCCCCAAAGAGACGCAGCTGGACATCCCCCACATCCATCCCCAAAACGGGTATTTTTTGAGAAAGGGATTCACCTTTGATGAGTTCGTGGTGAGCGGCTCCAACGATTTCGCCTACTCGGCCTCCCTGGCCCTGGCCTCCCGGAAATGCTTGAGCCAGAATTTTCTTTTCCTGCTTTCCAAAACCGGGCTGGGGAAAAGCCATCTTTCCCAGGCCATCGGCCACCACATCCTGGCCCAGAGCCCGTCCGAAAGGGTCTATTACACCACGGCCGACGATTTTTCAAACGAAATGGTCAGCGCCTTTCGGTCCAACTCCATCAACGCGTTCAAAAAAAAGTACCGGAACGGCTGCGATGTGCTGCTCCTTGAGGACGTGCATTATCTGAGCGGAAAAGAGCGCACCCAGACCGAGCTGGCCCTGATACTCGACGCGCTCAGGGACGTGGGTAAAAAAATCATTTTTTCCAGCTGCTACCCGCCTTCCGACATCCCCAAATTGACGGACATCCTGCGTTCGCGTCTGGCAAACGGCATTGTCTCCAGCATCGAGCCCCCCAATTTCCGAACCCGGACCCGGATACTGAAAAAAAAGCTGTCCGGCCACGACTCGGGCGTCCGCCGGGTGCCCGAAGATGTGATCCGCTACCTGGCCGGAGAGCTGACCGAAGACGTGAGACAGCTGGAAAGCGGCCTGGCCGGGGTTTTGACCAAATCCTCCCTGCTCGGCTCCCCCATGGACATGAAGCTGGCCGAAAGCGTGGTGAAAACCATCGCCAAAAAGAAGAAAAAAATAACGGCGGACGCCATCAAAAAACTGGTCTGCCGGCATTACCGCCTTACCCAGGAGGACATCGTCTCCAAGTCCCGGAAGCGGAGCATTGTCCGGCCCAGGCAGATCGCCATGTATCTGTCCCGAAAATACACGGACCTGCCCCTTCAAACCATCGGAAAAAAATACAACCGCTACCATGCCACGGCGCTGCACTCCATCAACGCCATTGAGCAGGCCGTGAAAACCGGGGGGGCGCTTGGAAGCCAGGTCCGGTTTCTTTGCGAAAAACTGGAGTCCGGCGACCTGGCGTAG
- the pdxA gene encoding 4-hydroxythreonine-4-phosphate dehydrogenase, translating into MNRSRPITGITLGDPAGIGPEIILAALKDSRLYEICRPIVIGDPGVLAAVGRSLGRPPRLSTPGEPGAGVFEPGTIDVMDVKRLPGFQPAWGRPTPRTGAAMAAWIEAAADMAMEGKIAAMVTCPINKNAMRMAGQAFTGHTELLAARTRAGRHVMMMAGDRLRVALVTIHVALDKVPGLLSEFRVFDVIRVVHDALRRRFGIRDPEIAVAGLNPHAGEEGMFGDQEKTLISPAVRRARDEGMKASGPFPPDTLFYHAAQKRWDAVVCMYHDQGLIPFKLLHFEDGVNTTLGLPIIRTSVDHGTAYDIAGKGLANPRSLMAAVKMAADQARMAS; encoded by the coding sequence ATGAATCGCTCGCGCCCGATCACGGGAATCACCCTGGGGGATCCGGCGGGAATCGGCCCGGAAATTATCCTGGCGGCTCTCAAGGATTCCCGGCTCTACGAAATTTGCAGGCCCATTGTGATTGGAGACCCCGGGGTCCTGGCGGCCGTCGGCCGCTCCCTGGGCCGGCCCCCCAGGCTTTCGACGCCGGGGGAGCCCGGCGCCGGGGTCTTTGAGCCCGGGACCATCGATGTCATGGATGTGAAAAGACTGCCCGGCTTTCAACCGGCCTGGGGCCGTCCCACTCCCCGGACCGGCGCCGCCATGGCGGCCTGGATCGAGGCGGCCGCAGACATGGCCATGGAGGGAAAGATCGCGGCCATGGTCACATGCCCCATCAATAAAAACGCCATGCGGATGGCCGGGCAGGCGTTCACCGGGCACACGGAGCTTCTGGCCGCCCGAACCCGGGCCGGGCGCCATGTCATGATGATGGCCGGGGACCGGCTGAGGGTGGCTCTGGTCACCATCCACGTGGCCCTGGACAAGGTTCCGGGTCTGCTGTCCGAGTTTCGGGTGTTTGATGTCATTCGTGTCGTTCATGACGCCTTGAGGCGTCGTTTCGGAATTCGGGACCCTGAAATCGCCGTGGCGGGCCTCAACCCCCATGCCGGGGAGGAGGGGATGTTCGGGGACCAGGAAAAGACCCTGATCTCACCCGCCGTCCGGCGGGCCCGGGACGAGGGGATGAAGGCGTCCGGGCCGTTTCCGCCGGACACTCTTTTTTATCACGCGGCCCAAAAACGATGGGACGCGGTGGTGTGCATGTACCACGACCAGGGCCTGATCCCGTTCAAGCTGCTTCATTTTGAAGACGGCGTCAACACCACCCTGGGCCTTCCCATCATCCGGACCTCGGTGGACCACGGCACGGCCTACGACATCGCGGGCAAGGGCCTGGCAAACCCCCGCAGCCTCATGGCCGCCGTGAAGATGGCGGCGGATCAGGCGAGGATGGCCTCTTGA
- the uvrA gene encoding ATPase and DNA damage recognition protein of nucleotide excision repair excinuclease UvrABC (Evidence 2a : Function from experimental evidences in other organisms; PubMedId : 11421287, 12145219, 1826851, 2550431, 2843804, 3007478, 6283374, 6310514; Product type e : enzyme) — protein sequence MKSDKIIIRGARQHNLKNIDVDIPRNALVVMTGLSGSGKSTLAFDTLYAEGQRRYVESLSTYARQFLERMDKPDVDLIEGLSPAIAIEQKTASHNPRSTVGTVTEIYDYLRLLFARAGEPVCFQCQKPIAPQSVDQIIDQVLSLPEKTRFMALAPLVSGQKGTHEKLFKRLRKDGFARVKVDGEIFSIDEIPKLDKNKKRDIDVVVDRLVIKDGIRNRLADSIELALAQSDGRVAIEVPGEAPVLFSEKAACVTCGISYPEFTPAGFSFNSPQGACRKCDGLGSATEFDPGLIVANPRLSLREGAVDVWANRSSVYYIEFIDALTAHYGVDIHTPFEEFPDSFKSTLLYGSGDEKISFHFERNGRRYSYQKTFEGVIPGLRRRYLETDSHYSREEIKKYMTFTPCSECGGARLKRESLSVKIGGLSIADITAMSVDRALGFFKSLKPAGKREIIARPIVKEIAERLGFLESVGLSYLTLDRSAHTLSGGESQRIRLATQIGSKLTGVLYVLDEPSIGLHQRDNRRLLSTLSKMRDLGNTVLVVEHDEETIRAADHVIDMGPGAGMKGGEVTFAGTPKAMLRSAKSLTGRYLSGREKIEVPASRRKGNGEQIRIMGASAHNLKDIDVSFPLGCFIVVTGVSGSGKSTLVLETLNKAMAQTLFHSRISAGAHRAIDGLKRVDKAINIDQSPIGRTPRSNPGTYTGVFTHIRELFAKTPESRIRGYKPGRFSFNVKGGRCEACRGDGIIKIEMHFLPDVYVSCDVCEGRRYNRETLEIAYKGKNIADILDMTANQCLAFFEPVSNIRNKLKTLVEVGLGYIKIGQQATTLSGGEAQRVKLARELSKRGTGKTVYILDEPTTGLHMDDIKKLLSVLNRLVDNGNTVIVIEHNLDVIKTADHIIDLGPEGGDGGGRVVAAGTPEQVRAARGSHTGRFLKKVLSAS from the coding sequence TTGAAATCCGACAAAATCATCATACGCGGCGCCCGCCAGCACAACCTGAAAAATATCGATGTGGACATCCCCCGGAACGCCCTGGTGGTCATGACCGGCCTTTCGGGGTCGGGAAAATCCACCCTCGCCTTTGACACCCTTTACGCCGAGGGGCAGCGCCGGTACGTGGAGTCTTTGTCCACCTATGCCCGCCAGTTTCTGGAGCGCATGGACAAACCCGACGTGGATTTGATCGAGGGGCTGTCCCCGGCCATCGCCATTGAGCAGAAAACCGCCAGTCACAATCCCCGATCCACGGTGGGAACGGTGACGGAAATCTACGATTACCTGCGGCTGCTTTTCGCAAGGGCGGGAGAGCCCGTGTGCTTCCAGTGCCAAAAGCCCATCGCCCCCCAGAGCGTGGATCAGATTATCGACCAGGTCCTGTCTTTGCCGGAAAAAACCCGTTTCATGGCGCTGGCGCCCCTGGTCTCGGGCCAGAAGGGAACCCACGAAAAGCTTTTCAAACGCCTCAGGAAAGACGGGTTCGCAAGGGTGAAGGTGGACGGGGAAATATTCTCCATCGACGAGATCCCCAAACTGGACAAAAACAAAAAGCGTGACATTGACGTGGTGGTGGACCGCCTGGTCATCAAAGATGGCATTCGGAACCGCCTGGCCGACTCCATTGAGCTGGCGCTGGCCCAGTCCGACGGGCGGGTGGCCATTGAGGTCCCCGGGGAGGCGCCGGTTCTGTTCAGCGAAAAGGCCGCCTGCGTCACGTGCGGAATCAGCTACCCGGAATTCACCCCGGCCGGCTTTTCCTTCAACTCCCCCCAGGGGGCCTGCCGAAAATGCGACGGCCTGGGCTCGGCCACGGAATTCGATCCCGGGCTCATCGTGGCCAACCCCAGGCTTTCTTTGAGGGAAGGCGCCGTGGATGTGTGGGCCAACCGAAGCTCGGTGTACTACATCGAATTCATCGACGCCCTGACGGCCCATTACGGCGTGGACATCCACACCCCCTTTGAGGAATTTCCGGACTCCTTCAAATCCACTCTCCTGTATGGGTCCGGGGACGAGAAAATTTCTTTTCATTTTGAGCGAAACGGCCGGAGATACTCCTATCAAAAAACATTTGAGGGGGTGATCCCCGGCCTGCGCCGCCGCTACCTGGAGACCGATTCCCATTACTCCAGGGAAGAGATCAAAAAATACATGACCTTCACGCCCTGCTCGGAATGCGGCGGCGCCCGTCTCAAACGGGAAAGCCTGTCCGTGAAGATCGGGGGGCTTTCCATCGCGGACATCACGGCCATGTCCGTGGACCGGGCCCTGGGATTTTTCAAGTCTCTCAAGCCGGCGGGTAAAAGAGAGATCATCGCCCGGCCCATCGTCAAGGAGATCGCCGAGCGCCTGGGTTTTTTAGAAAGCGTGGGCCTTTCCTACCTGACCCTGGACCGCTCGGCCCACACCCTTTCGGGCGGGGAAAGCCAGCGGATCCGGCTGGCCACCCAGATCGGCTCCAAGCTCACCGGGGTTTTGTATGTCCTGGACGAGCCCAGCATCGGCCTTCACCAGCGCGACAACCGCCGCCTTCTGTCCACCCTTTCGAAGATGCGGGATTTGGGCAACACGGTTCTGGTGGTGGAGCATGACGAGGAGACCATACGCGCCGCCGACCATGTCATCGACATGGGGCCCGGGGCCGGGATGAAGGGGGGAGAGGTCACCTTCGCCGGGACCCCCAAAGCCATGCTCAGGTCCGCCAAATCCCTGACCGGCCGGTATTTGTCCGGCCGGGAAAAAATAGAGGTTCCGGCGTCAAGGCGAAAGGGAAACGGTGAACAAATACGGATCATGGGGGCGTCGGCCCACAATCTCAAAGACATCGACGTGTCTTTTCCCCTGGGATGTTTCATCGTGGTCACAGGCGTGTCGGGCTCGGGCAAGTCCACGCTGGTTCTGGAGACCCTGAACAAGGCCATGGCCCAGACCCTGTTCCATTCCAGGATATCGGCGGGCGCCCATCGGGCCATCGACGGCCTGAAGCGCGTGGACAAGGCCATCAACATCGACCAGTCTCCCATCGGCAGGACCCCCCGGTCCAACCCCGGCACCTACACCGGGGTTTTCACCCACATTCGGGAGCTTTTCGCCAAAACCCCGGAGTCCCGGATTCGGGGATACAAACCCGGGCGTTTCAGCTTCAATGTCAAGGGAGGGCGATGCGAGGCGTGCAGAGGGGACGGCATCATCAAGATCGAGATGCATTTTCTTCCGGATGTGTATGTGTCCTGCGATGTGTGCGAGGGTCGGCGCTACAACCGGGAGACCCTTGAGATCGCGTACAAGGGCAAAAACATCGCCGACATCCTGGATATGACCGCCAACCAGTGTCTGGCCTTTTTTGAGCCCGTCTCAAACATTCGGAACAAACTCAAAACCCTGGTGGAGGTGGGCCTGGGCTACATCAAAATCGGCCAGCAGGCCACCACCCTTTCCGGAGGCGAGGCCCAGCGGGTGAAGCTGGCCCGGGAGCTGAGCAAAAGGGGAACCGGGAAAACCGTTTATATCCTGGACGAGCCCACCACCGGGCTCCACATGGACGACATCAAGAAGCTTCTGAGCGTTCTCAACCGGCTGGTGGACAACGGGAACACGGTCATTGTCATTGAGCACAACCTGGATGTGATCAAAACCGCCGATCATATCATTGATCTGGGCCCCGAGGGCGGGGACGGGGGCGGCCGGGTCGTGGCCGCCGGAACCCCGGAGCAGGTGAGGGCCGCCAGGGGCTCCCACACCGGCCGGTTTTTGAAAAAGGTTCTGTCCGCCTCTTGA